The nucleotide sequence CCCCGTGGAGCCCTCCTCCATGGTGCCCACAGGCATCCAGGTCGGCCTGGGCACCAGAGTAGTGGGCACCAACCGCCTCATGAGCCCCGGCAACCAGAAGGTCACCGGCAACCAGCTGGACGTCTCCATCGAAGGCGACGGCTTCTTCCAGGTCCAGCTGCCCGACGGGGACATCGCCTACACCAGGGACGGCTCCTGGAGCATCGACGGCGAGGGCCAGATCGTCACCTCCAACGGCTACCTCCTCCAGCCGGGGATCACCGTCCCCGAGGAGGCCGAGGAGATCACCATCAGCGCCACCGGCGACGTCAGCGTTCTGCTGCCCGGTGATCCGGAGCCCCAGAACATCGGCCAGCTCGAGCTGGCCCGTTTCGTCAACCCCGGCGGGCTCAAGGCCATGGGCAAGAACCTGTTCATGGAGACCCCCGCCAGCGGCGAGCCCCTGGTGGCCGAGCCCGGACAGGAGGGGCTGGGCACCACGCTCCAGGGCGTTCTGGAGATGTCCAACGTGGAGGTGGTGGAGGAGATGGTCAACATGATCGTCGCCCAGCGCGCCTACGAGGCCAACTCCAAGACCATCCAGACCGCCGACGATCTGCTCCAGATGGCCAACAACCTGAGGAGGTAGCGGTACCATGCGCCGCAGAGGCGTGGGTTCCCGCCTCCTCTGCCGCATCGTCCTCATCGCCTTCATCCTCTCTCCCGCCGCTTCCGCCGCGGCCGCCCCGGAGCTCACCGTCTCCCTCCCCAGGCGCTTCACCGCCAGGGAGGGAGCGCTCTATCTCGGCGAGATCGCCCGGCTCTCCGGCCGCGCCGAGGCGGTCCACCGGGCCTCCCTCGCCCGGGTCACCCCGACGGACGGCGCCATCACCCGCAACGCCGTGATCGACGCCCTGGTGCGGCGGGGGCTCGGCGGATACACCGTCTCGCTGGCCATGCCCGAACAGGTGACAGTGCGGCCCGAACCGCGGGTCGCCCGGGATGTCCGGGCCCTCTCCCGCTGGGCCTGGGGGCTCGATGTCCACACCGACGCCCCGGAGCCCCAGGGCCGACTCACCGGCCCCAGGAGCATCACCCCCGGCACGACCGCAACAGTCCTCCGGTACGACCACGACGGCTACCAGCAGGTCGTTCCCGTCACCATCCGATGGACCCAGCCTGCGCCGGTAGCCTTGCGGCGGCTCGACAGAGGGGATATCATCACAGGTGGAGACGTGGCGCTGCGCTTCGTGCTGCGCAGCGGCCTGGACCGTCCCGCCGGGATGCAGGAGGTGGTGGGCTCCAGAGCCGCCACCTATATCGAGAAAGGCGACGTGATCTATGACGGCCACATCGAGCCCGTCCCCGCCGTCCGGCGGGGCGAGGCGGTGCGTATCCGCGCCCGCTTCGGCTCCCTGGTCGTCGAAGCGCGGGGGGAATCCCTGCAGACCGCGACCCTGGGGGAGCGCGTGCGCGTCAAAAACCTCGCCAGCCGGGAGGTTCTGGACGGCACGGTGGTCGCCCCGGGCGTGGTGTTGGTGGAAGAAAGGGAGTGATCCCATGTTGCGAAAGACGGTAGCGCTGGCGCTCTTTCTGCTGCTCTGCGCCGTGCCGGCAGGCGCCCAGTCGCTCTGGGAGGACGGGTCCAGCCTCTACAGCGACCCCAAACCCGATCAGGTGGGCGACATCGTCACCGTGGTGGTTGAGGAGGAGACCTCCACCGAGGACGAGGCCGTCACCGAGCTGGACAAGCAGCACAACACGCAGGTCAGCGACGGCACCGGCATCCTGGACTTCATCAAGGAGCTCGGCGTCGCCGCCGGCATCACCACCCAGAACGAAGGGACCACCGAGCGGACCCACAGCATCGAGACCACCATCTCCTGCCTGGTCACCGAGGTGCTGCCCAACGGCAACCTGGTGATCGAGGGGATCCGAGACCTGCAGACCCACGAGGAGACCCTGAAGCTCCGCTTCCGGGGCGTGGTGCGGCCCCGGGACATCAACACCGACAACCAGGTGCAGAGCATCCGGGTGGCCAACGCCGAGCTCAGCGTGGACGGCAGGGGCTCCATCAGCAACGCCCAGAAACCCGGCCTGATCTCGCAGATCCTGGGGGTGCTCTTCTGATGGCGCACCGGAACCCCTCACTGCGGTGGATCCTTGCGGTCTGTGCGCTGCTGCTTGCCTTCGGCCTCCAGGCCGGCGCCGCCGACCATCCCGAGGTGCGCGTCAAGGACGTGGCCGACGTCCAGGGCGTGCGCTCCAACCAGCTCTCCGGCATGGGGCTCGTCGTCGGGCTCCAGGGCACCGGCGACGGCGGCGACATGGCGCCGCAGATGCTGCGCAACATGGCCGAACGCTTCGGCGTCGGCGTCCCGCAGGACGCCATCGAGAGCGGGAACGCCGCAGTGGTCATGGTGACCGCCAAGCTGGGGCCCTTCGTCCGGCAGGGACAGAACATCGACGTGCAGGTCAGCGCCATGGGCGACGCCGAGAGCCTCGAAGGCGGCGTGCTGCTGCAGACCCCGCTGAAGGCGGCCAACGGCAATATCTACGCCGTCGCCCAGGGGGCCATCTCCATCGGCGGCTTCTCCGCCGGCGGCCAGGCCGCCACGGTGACCCAGAACATCACCACCGTCGGGCGCGTCCCCGGCGGGGCCATCGTGGAGCGGGACGTGCCCAGCTCCTTCCACCGCAACGGCCAGATGGCCCTCCTGCTGCGGCAGCCCGACTTCACCACCGCCCAGCGGCTCGCACAGGCCATCAACAACCGCTTCGGCGACGTGGCCTACCCCGAAGACGCCAGCAGGGTGCGGGTGGCCATGCCGGCCGACTACACCGGAAGCCCCACCTCCTTTGTGGCCGATCTGGAACGCCTCCGCATCACCCCCGACGTGGCCGCCAGGGTGGTGGTCAACGAACGCACCGGCACCGTCGTCATGGGCGGCGACGTGCGGATCAGCGAGGTCGCCGTGGCCCACGGCAACCTCACCGTCCGGGTGGAGGAGGAGCCCGAGGTCTCCCAGCCCCAGCCCTTCGGCCAGGGGCAGACCGAAACCGTGCCGAGGACGGACGTCCAGGCCGAGGAAGAGCAGGCCCAGCTGCTGGCGCTGCCCGCCTCCAGCAGTGTCAAGGACCTGGTGGACGCCCTCAACAGCGTCGGCGCCACCCCCCGGGACATCATCTCCATCCTGCAGGCCATCAAGCAGGCCGGGGCGCTGCACGGCACACTGGAGATCATGTGATGGCCGGCGTTCAGGGCGGCGGCTCCCTCCCGCCGGAATTCCTGGTCTCCTCATCCCGACTGAGCCAGGGGGGTACAGAGGACAGCCGGGCGCTGAAGAAAGCCTGCCAGGAGTTCGAAGGGATCCTCCTGGCCATGCTCTGGAAGGACATGTACCAGCAGGCCGAGAGCCTCGGCGGCGAGGAGGAGCGCGGCCCCTTCGCCCCGCTGGAGGAGACCTCCATGGAGATGGCCGCCCACTCCCTGAGCCGGAAGGGCGGCGTGGGCCTCTGGAAGGTCCTCTACGACCAGCTGCAGAAGGGCATCCCCGAAACAGAGGGGGACGGCTCGTGACGGGCAGCCCTGCAGACAGCCCGGTGTCGCCGGAAAATCAACTCTGGTGGCACCGGGGTTTATTTTTCGGCTGTATCGGCTGCGGCCGCTGCTGCCGGGGCGCCCCCGGCGCCGTCTGGCTGACCCCGGAGGAGGAGCGGCGGATCGCCGACTTCCTGGGGATCGCCCCCCGCGCCTTCGCCAGGCGCTACATGCGCACCGCCCTGGGGCGCCCCAGCCTCCGGGAGCGCCGCAACGGCGACTGCATCTTCTACGACCCTCACCGCGCCGGCTGTGCCGTCTATCCCGTGCGGCCGCTGCAGTGCGCCCTCTTTCCCTTCTGGCCCTCGGTGCTCGAAAGCCCCGAAACCTGGGCACACCACGCCGCCGACTGCCCCGGCATGAACGACGGCGCCTTCCACAGCGCGGCGGCCATCCGGGCGGCCCTCCGAAGGGCGCCTTTTTCCGACCTCTAGCCGAAACAGAAGATTTCTTTCATTTCCTGTTGCCAATCGCGGAATTGTACGGTAAAGTTTGGCTATTGGTACTTGCAGGATCCACCCGGTATCCCCTACAATGTGAACCATGTTTGCCTTACGGTATAGTGACCAACGGCACGACAGGTGCCGAAACTGTAGAAGGAGGCAGGATCTATTATGGCGGATTTCAGCTTCAGCGTAGCCCCGGACGAGGTGTTCTCCACAATCGAGCACAATATGCTCAGGGACGGCTTCGATATTGTCATCGACATGGAGAAGTCGAAGGGCAGCCACATCGTCAACAAGATCAACGGTGACGAATGGCTGGACTTCTACACCTTCTTCGCGTCCTCTCCCTTCGGCATGAACCACGAGAAGCTCGCCAACGACGAGTTCAAGGAGAAGATCTTCCGGGCGGCTATCAACAAGGTGGCCAACTCCGACGTCTACACCCAGGAGATGGCCGAGTTCGTCAAGACCTTCAGCGAGGTCGCCATGCCCAAGGGGATGGAGCACCTCTTCCTGATCGACTACGGCACCCTGGCCGTGGAGAACACCTACAAGATCGCCATGGACTGGAAGGTCCGCAAGCTGCTTTCCCAGGGCAAGGTCACCAAGGGCGAAGCCAGAGCGGGAACCAGGGGCACCAAGATCATCCACTTCAACGAGGCCTTCCACGGCCGTTCCGGCTATACCCTCACCGTCACCAACACCCACGACCCCAACAAGACCCAGTACTTCGCCAAGTTCCCCGACTGGCCCAGGGTCATCAACCCCAAGATCACCTGGCCCATGGAGGACAACCTGGATAACATCAAATGGCTGGAGCATGTCTCCCTCAAGCAGATCCGCGACGCCATCGAGATGGACCCCGACGACATCTGCGCCCTGGTCATCGAGACCATCCAGGGCGAAGGCGGCGACAACCAGTTCCGCACCGAGTTCTTCAAGGAACTCCGCAAGATCTGCGACGAGTTCGATGTCCTTCTCATCCTCGACGAGGTCCAGTGCGGCATGGGCATCACCGGCAAGATGTGGGCCTTCGAGCACCACGACATCCAGCCCGACGTCTTCGCCTTCGGCAAGAAGGCCCAGATCTGTGGCTGCGTCGCCGGCCCCCGCGTGGAGTGCGTCGACGAGAACTGCTTCGTCACCCCCAGCCGCATCAACTCCACCTGGGGCGGCAACCTCGTGGACATGGTCCGCGGCACCCGCTACCTGGAGGTCATGCGCGACGAGAACATCCTGGACTACGTGGGGAACGAAGCCGGTCCGCACCTCCTCAAGGGCCTCCACGAACTCAAGAAGGAATTCCCCAACCTCATCTCCAACGTCCGGGGCAAGGGCCTCATGTGCGCCTTCGACTTCCCCAACACCGAGCTGCGCGACAGGTTCCTCAAGGCCTGCCACGCCCGCAAGATGCTCATCCTCCCCTGCGGCAGCGTCACCATGCGTTTCCGCCCCGCCCTCAACGTGCCGCTGAAAGACATCGACAAGGGCATGGAGGTCGCCCGGGACGTCCTGAAGAGCGAATTCTAACATCCCTCGCAGGCAAAACAGACAGACCAGCCGGAGGCGTCTTCGGACGCTTCCGGTTTTTTCGTATCCACCGGGCCGGAAGGCCCGCCGAAAACGCGGGAATGTGGTAAGGTAACGGCGGGAGGGAAGCCATGTCCGTACTCGCAGAGGTCAACTGGACACTCATCTTCATCCTGATTCTGATCAGCGCCGCCGTCGCCTATGTGGGCGACTTTCTGGGCATGCGCATCGGCCGCAGGCGGATCTCGCTCTTCGGCATGCGCCCCAAGCACACCACATCCTTCGTCACCGTTGTCACCGGCGTGCTCATCACCCTGGTCACCCTCTCCGTGCTGGCCTCCACATCGGAGACCGTACGCACGGCGCTCTTCAAGCTGCGCATGGTGCAGCGGCAGATCGACCAGCTCAGCTACCAGCTCGACGAGAGCCGGGAGCGACTGAGCGAGATGGAAGGCCGCCTCAACGAGAGCCTCGAAGAGCTCGCCGCCAAGCGCACCGAGCTCCGGCAGGTGGAAGAGCGGCTGGCCGCGAAGGAGCAGGAGCTGGAGGAACTCCGGGCCCAGAACCAGGAGGTCCGCAGCCAGGCCCGGCTCGCCGAAGCGCGGCGCTCCGTCCTGGAGGAGGAGCTGGACCGCCTGGCCAAGGTGCGCGAATCCCTGCAGGAATCCATCACCGCCCTGCAGCGCGGCCTGGAGCAGGTCCGGGAGGGACGGATCGTCGCCATGGCCGGCGAGGTGCTCGCCCAGATCGTGGTGACCCCCCAGGAGAGCTACGCCCCCGATGCGCTCATGCAGGCCCTCACCCAGCGCGCCTCCTACGCCGTGGCCCAACGGATACAGGCGGCCCCCGAGGAGACGGAGATCCAGCCCGTCCCCGGCACGGAGGAGGCCCTGGAGCAGGCCCTGGACAAAGCCGGGGAGCAGCGGATGGTCCTGCGCTTTGTGGCCGCCGGCAACGCCGTCTACAAAGAGGAGGTGGTCTGCGGTCTGGCCGCCTTCGAAAGCAAACGCATCTACCCCGACGGCGTCGTCCTCGCCGAGGAGCGGATGCCCGGCGGTCTCGCCCAGCCCGAGGCCGAACGGCGGCTCCACATGCTGCTGCGCCGCGTCAACAAGAAGGCCACCGACGACGGCATCCTGCGCGACCCCCTGCGCGGCACCGTGGGCAACCTGGGCGCCGTGGAGTTCTTCGACGCCGTGGACCGCATCGCCGACGCCGGTACCCCCGTCCACGTCCGGGTGGTCACCACCGACGATATCTACACCGAGGGGCCGGTGCGCATCAGCATCGAGATCGACGGGATCCCCCGGGAGACCGACAAAGGTGTATAATACAGTCCGGAGCCGGTGCGCAACCGGTTCCACTTCATTCCAATCACAAAAAGGAGGCAAATACAGATGATCATCGCTTCCTGTCAGGTCTGCGGCGAGGTCAAGGTGCTGGCCGGCGAGCCCGACACCGACGGCATCGCACGCACCACCTGGATATGCCCGCGCTGCGGCACGGGGCAGGTCATGCAGCTGCAGGTCAGCACCGACGCCCGGGGCGGCGATCTGCGCAAGATCTGCGGCGGCATGTCGGTGAGCAAGGATGGGGAGTACATCTCCGTCGGCAACACGGGGTAGGCCGTGCCCACCAGCGACTACAACTTCTACGACAGCAAGTACGCCGTCAGGCCCGAGGACATCCAGCGGCTCTACCGCTTCACCCACTGGGGGCGCAGCCGTTCGCCCGACGCGATCCGCACCATGCTCGACAACAGCAGCCTCTGCTTCTCCGTCCACCACCGGCGGACGGTGGTCGCCTTCTGCCGCCTCATCACCGACTTCGTCTTCCGCGCCTCCCTCTGGGACATCCTGGTCCACCCCGACCACCAGGGCAAAGGCCTGGGCACGGCGCTGATCGACTATGCCCTGGAGCATCCCGCGGTCCGCGACATCCCCCTGATCATCACCTACACCGGCGACCTCTCGCCCTTCCTCGCCCGGCAGGGCTTCGAGAGCACCGAAGGCGCCATGATGCTCCTCCGCCGACCCATCGAGTACTCCTGATCCAGCGAAAGAGGTGAGGCCGATCGTCAAGGAATACTCCCCCTTCACGCCGGGCATCCCCGTTCCGCCGGAGCATTTCGTCGGACGGCAGGAGGAGACCCGCCGGATCGCCCGTACCGCCCAGCGCGCCCTGGCCGCAGGGAGCGTGGAGCGCATCTTCGTGGAAGGCCCGCGCGGAATGGGCAAGAGCTCCCTCTGCACCTTCGCCGCCACGGCGGTGGAGAAGGACAACGACATCCTGGTGGTGCGCGTCTCCCTGGGCGGCGTGCGGACCCTCCGGGGGCTGGTCCAGCGGCTTTTCAACGGCCTGGTCCGGATCCCCAGCGGGAACCGGTGGTTCACACCCATCCGCAGGCTCTTCCGGCAGCATATCGAGAAGGCCGACATCTTCGGCGTCACCGTCAACTTCAAGGCCACCGGGCAGGATCTGGACGCCGCCGTCAACGACTTCCCCGGTGCGCTGCGCGGTCTCATGGAACGGCTGGAGCCCTACAGCCCCGGGGGGCTGCTCTTTGTGCTGGACGACATCAACGGCATCGCCGACTCCTGGGAGTTCGCCAACTGGTTCAAGAGCACCGTAGACGGCCTGGCCCAGGCCCCGGCGGAGGAGCGGGTGGCCGTCACCTTTCTGCTGGTGGGGATCGCCGAACGCCGCCTGAGCATGGTCCGCCATCAGCCGTCGCTGGACCGGATGTTCGACATCCTCCGCGTGGGCACCCTCGCCGCCGAAGACGTGCGCCGTTTCTACCGCCGTGCCTTCGCCTCCGCCGGCGTCACGCTGGACGACGAGGCCCTTGCGTGCATGGAGCGCTTCTCCCAGGGATATCCCGTTTTCCTCCACGAGATCGGCGACGCCGTTTTCAACGAGGACGACGACGAGCATATCTCCCGGCAGGACGCCATGAACGGCGTGCTCTCCGCCACCAGGATCATCGGCGACAAGTACATCGCTCCAGGCGTACTGGAGGCCATCAGCAGCAGGCGCTACCGGGGGATTCTGGGCAAGCTCGGCGGCTACTGGCAGGAGGAGGGCGCCTTCGGCGAGATCCGCCGTGCTCCCTTCAAGGAGCGCCTCTCCGCACAGGAGACCGGCGTGCTGGACAACTTCCTGCGCAAGATGGTGGAACTCGGCGTCCTGGTCCACAGCGGCGGCCGGCGCTCCGGCACCTATCATTTCGTGAACATCCTCTACGCCCTCTATTTCGGGCTGCTGTGGGAGACCGACGAACCTGACTCCTGATTGGTATTTGCTGTACGGCAATGCCGTATTGACACCGGCGGCCGCTGCGGCTATAACGTACCCATGCGAACGTACAGTCGCGACGATGCCCCGGCGGGGCGGCCGGGGCATTCCCGCGACCGACACTAGGAGGTGCGCCCATGGCAGAACAGTTTCTGATCACATCCGAATCCGTCACCGAAGGACACCCGGACAAGCTTGCCGACCAGATCTCCGATGGAGTGCTCGACGCCATCCTCGCCGAGGACCCCATGGGACGCGTCGCCTGCGAGACCACCGTCACCACCGGCCTGGTTCTCGTGGCCGGCGAGATCACCACATCCTGCTACGTGGACATCCCGCGGCTGGCCCGGTGGGTCATCAAGGACATCGGCTACACCCGCGCCAAGTACGGCTTCGACGGCGAGACCTGCGCCGTCCTCTCGGCCATCGACGAGCAGTCCTCCGACATCGCCCAGGGCGTGGACAGGGCCCTGGAGGTGCGGGAGTCCCAGATGACCGACGACCAGATCGACAACATCGGCGCCGGCGACCAGGGCATGATGGTGGGCTACGCCTGCGACGAGACCGAGGAGTACCTCCCCATGCCCATCGCCCTGGCCCACCGCCTCTCCCGAAGGCTCTCCCAGGTCCGCAAGGACGAGATCCTCCCCTACGTCCGTCCCGACGGCAAGACCCAGGTCACCCTGGAGTACGAAAACGGCACCGCCCTCCGGGCCGACACCATCGTGGTCTCCACCCAGCACCACCAGGATGTGGAGCCCAGGACCCTGGAGCGGGACATCATCGAGCAGGTGGTCAGGCCCATCGTCCCCGAACACCTCCTCACCGGCAGGACACGCTACCTGGTGAACCCCACAGGACGGTTCGTCATGGGCGGCCCCATGGCCGACACCGGCCTCACCGGACGGAAGATCATGGTGGACACCTACGGCGGTCTGGTGCCCCACGGCGGCGGCTGCTTCTCCGGCAAGGACCCCACCAAGGTCGACCGCTCCGCCGCCTACATGGCCCGCTACGCCGCCAAGAACATCGTCGCCGCCGGACTGGCCGCAAAGTGCCAGATCCAGGTGGCCTACGCCATCGGCGTGGCCCATCCCGTCTCCATCATGGTGGAGGCCTTCGGCACCGGCAAGCTGCCCAACCACCAGCTCACTGCCCTGGTGCGGGAGCACTTCGACTTCCGGCCCGCCGCCGTCATCCGGGACCTCAAGCTGCGGGCGCCGCAGTACCGCCGCCTCGCCGCCTACGGCCACATCGGCCGGGTGGACCTGGACCCCCTGCCGGTCTGGGAGAAGACCGACAAGGCCGAGGCCCTGGCCACCGCGGCGGAGCGCCTCTGAGGGAGCACCGCCGATGAAGGGCGGCACAGCGCGCGGGAGGCCCGGGGCCCTGCCCCTCCTCCCGCGTCTGCTCGCCCACATCCTCTGGCCCGACCACTGCCCCGTCTGCAGGCGGATCGGCGTCCCCGCCTGCGAGGCCTGCCTCGTCGGCCTCCTGCGGGACACCCCGGTCTGCTGCCTCTGCGGCCGTCCCTGGCCCTGCAGCTGCAACGCGCGCAGCCTCCCCCTCCACAGCGGCGCGGAACACCAGGGGCTGCCCCGGGAGCTCGTCCACCGCCTCAAGTACGGCGGAAGGCGGAGCCTCGCCCGCCCCATGGGACGCGCCCTCGCCCAGGTCCTGCCCCGGCCCCGCACCCCAGCCTGCCTCGTCCCCGTGCCGCTCCACGCCACAGGCAAACGCCG is from Synergistales bacterium and encodes:
- a CDS encoding YkgJ family cysteine cluster protein, producing the protein MSPENQLWWHRGLFFGCIGCGRCCRGAPGAVWLTPEEERRIADFLGIAPRAFARRYMRTALGRPSLRERRNGDCIFYDPHRAGCAVYPVRPLQCALFPFWPSVLESPETWAHHAADCPGMNDGAFHSAAAIRAALRRAPFSDL
- the lat gene encoding L-lysine 6-transaminase, giving the protein MADFSFSVAPDEVFSTIEHNMLRDGFDIVIDMEKSKGSHIVNKINGDEWLDFYTFFASSPFGMNHEKLANDEFKEKIFRAAINKVANSDVYTQEMAEFVKTFSEVAMPKGMEHLFLIDYGTLAVENTYKIAMDWKVRKLLSQGKVTKGEARAGTRGTKIIHFNEAFHGRSGYTLTVTNTHDPNKTQYFAKFPDWPRVINPKITWPMEDNLDNIKWLEHVSLKQIRDAIEMDPDDICALVIETIQGEGGDNQFRTEFFKELRKICDEFDVLLILDEVQCGMGITGKMWAFEHHDIQPDVFAFGKKAQICGCVAGPRVECVDENCFVTPSRINSTWGGNLVDMVRGTRYLEVMRDENILDYVGNEAGPHLLKGLHELKKEFPNLISNVRGKGLMCAFDFPNTELRDRFLKACHARKMLILPCGSVTMRFRPALNVPLKDIDKGMEVARDVLKSEF
- a CDS encoding ComF family protein; this encodes MKGGTARGRPGALPLLPRLLAHILWPDHCPVCRRIGVPACEACLVGLLRDTPVCCLCGRPWPCSCNARSLPLHSGAEHQGLPRELVHRLKYGGRRSLARPMGRALAQVLPRPRTPACLVPVPLHATGKRRFNQSALIARGLADTWGLPVRHPLRWTDTRPPQVGRTGPERRELPPEAMTADTTPGTAEACIIVDDVATTRATLRAAAGALWRARRDVAAAVTWTRSGTPSEGGTSDG
- a CDS encoding flagellar basal body L-ring protein FlgH, encoding MLRKTVALALFLLLCAVPAGAQSLWEDGSSLYSDPKPDQVGDIVTVVVEEETSTEDEAVTELDKQHNTQVSDGTGILDFIKELGVAAGITTQNEGTTERTHSIETTISCLVTEVLPNGNLVIEGIRDLQTHEETLKLRFRGVVRPRDINTDNQVQSIRVANAELSVDGRGSISNAQKPGLISQILGVLF
- a CDS encoding GNAT family N-acetyltransferase; translation: MPTSDYNFYDSKYAVRPEDIQRLYRFTHWGRSRSPDAIRTMLDNSSLCFSVHHRRTVVAFCRLITDFVFRASLWDILVHPDHQGKGLGTALIDYALEHPAVRDIPLIITYTGDLSPFLARQGFESTEGAMMLLRRPIEYS
- a CDS encoding DUF3084 domain-containing protein; the encoded protein is MSVLAEVNWTLIFILILISAAVAYVGDFLGMRIGRRRISLFGMRPKHTTSFVTVVTGVLITLVTLSVLASTSETVRTALFKLRMVQRQIDQLSYQLDESRERLSEMEGRLNESLEELAAKRTELRQVEERLAAKEQELEELRAQNQEVRSQARLAEARRSVLEEELDRLAKVRESLQESITALQRGLEQVREGRIVAMAGEVLAQIVVTPQESYAPDALMQALTQRASYAVAQRIQAAPEETEIQPVPGTEEALEQALDKAGEQRMVLRFVAAGNAVYKEEVVCGLAAFESKRIYPDGVVLAEERMPGGLAQPEAERRLHMLLRRVNKKATDDGILRDPLRGTVGNLGAVEFFDAVDRIADAGTPVHVRVVTTDDIYTEGPVRISIEIDGIPRETDKGV
- a CDS encoding flagellar basal body P-ring protein FlgI, coding for MAHRNPSLRWILAVCALLLAFGLQAGAADHPEVRVKDVADVQGVRSNQLSGMGLVVGLQGTGDGGDMAPQMLRNMAERFGVGVPQDAIESGNAAVVMVTAKLGPFVRQGQNIDVQVSAMGDAESLEGGVLLQTPLKAANGNIYAVAQGAISIGGFSAGGQAATVTQNITTVGRVPGGAIVERDVPSSFHRNGQMALLLRQPDFTTAQRLAQAINNRFGDVAYPEDASRVRVAMPADYTGSPTSFVADLERLRITPDVAARVVVNERTGTVVMGGDVRISEVAVAHGNLTVRVEEEPEVSQPQPFGQGQTETVPRTDVQAEEEQAQLLALPASSSVKDLVDALNSVGATPRDIISILQAIKQAGALHGTLEIM
- the metK gene encoding methionine adenosyltransferase, translating into MAEQFLITSESVTEGHPDKLADQISDGVLDAILAEDPMGRVACETTVTTGLVLVAGEITTSCYVDIPRLARWVIKDIGYTRAKYGFDGETCAVLSAIDEQSSDIAQGVDRALEVRESQMTDDQIDNIGAGDQGMMVGYACDETEEYLPMPIALAHRLSRRLSQVRKDEILPYVRPDGKTQVTLEYENGTALRADTIVVSTQHHQDVEPRTLERDIIEQVVRPIVPEHLLTGRTRYLVNPTGRFVMGGPMADTGLTGRKIMVDTYGGLVPHGGGCFSGKDPTKVDRSAAYMARYAAKNIVAAGLAAKCQIQVAYAIGVAHPVSIMVEAFGTGKLPNHQLTALVREHFDFRPAAVIRDLKLRAPQYRRLAAYGHIGRVDLDPLPVWEKTDKAEALATAAERL
- a CDS encoding ATP-binding protein, with translation MRPIVKEYSPFTPGIPVPPEHFVGRQEETRRIARTAQRALAAGSVERIFVEGPRGMGKSSLCTFAATAVEKDNDILVVRVSLGGVRTLRGLVQRLFNGLVRIPSGNRWFTPIRRLFRQHIEKADIFGVTVNFKATGQDLDAAVNDFPGALRGLMERLEPYSPGGLLFVLDDINGIADSWEFANWFKSTVDGLAQAPAEERVAVTFLLVGIAERRLSMVRHQPSLDRMFDILRVGTLAAEDVRRFYRRAFASAGVTLDDEALACMERFSQGYPVFLHEIGDAVFNEDDDEHISRQDAMNGVLSATRIIGDKYIAPGVLEAISSRRYRGILGKLGGYWQEEGAFGEIRRAPFKERLSAQETGVLDNFLRKMVELGVLVHSGGRRSGTYHFVNILYALYFGLLWETDEPDS
- the flgG gene encoding flagellar basal-body rod protein FlgG, whose translation is MIRSLWSGATGMIAQQTNLDVISNNLANVNTTGYKKTRADFEDLLYQIDREPGAPVEPSSMVPTGIQVGLGTRVVGTNRLMSPGNQKVTGNQLDVSIEGDGFFQVQLPDGDIAYTRDGSWSIDGEGQIVTSNGYLLQPGITVPEEAEEITISATGDVSVLLPGDPEPQNIGQLELARFVNPGGLKAMGKNLFMETPASGEPLVAEPGQEGLGTTLQGVLEMSNVEVVEEMVNMIVAQRAYEANSKTIQTADDLLQMANNLRR
- a CDS encoding alcohol dehydrogenase, with the translated sequence MIIASCQVCGEVKVLAGEPDTDGIARTTWICPRCGTGQVMQLQVSTDARGGDLRKICGGMSVSKDGEYISVGNTG
- the flgA gene encoding flagellar basal body P-ring formation chaperone FlgA; the encoded protein is MRRRGVGSRLLCRIVLIAFILSPAASAAAAPELTVSLPRRFTAREGALYLGEIARLSGRAEAVHRASLARVTPTDGAITRNAVIDALVRRGLGGYTVSLAMPEQVTVRPEPRVARDVRALSRWAWGLDVHTDAPEPQGRLTGPRSITPGTTATVLRYDHDGYQQVVPVTIRWTQPAPVALRRLDRGDIITGGDVALRFVLRSGLDRPAGMQEVVGSRAATYIEKGDVIYDGHIEPVPAVRRGEAVRIRARFGSLVVEARGESLQTATLGERVRVKNLASREVLDGTVVAPGVVLVEERE